The Streptococcus iniae genome contains the following window.
CCGTTTGCAAATCCGTATTTTTAAGATAATCATTACTCATCCAGTCCATCTTTTTCTGGTCAAAAGCTGCTGGAGACTTGCTTAAACGGTTTTCATCAAAAAGTTCAATCAATTGCTGACGAGAAAAAATCTCATCCTCACCACCAGGGTTCCAACCAAGAAGAGCAATAAAGTTGAAAACTGCTTCTGGTAGATAGCCTTTTTTACGGTAATCCTCAATAAATTGAAGGGTATTTGTGTCACGTTTTGACAATTTCTTACCTGTTTCTGAATTGATAATCAATGTCATGTGACCAAATTCTGGTGCTTCCCATCCAAGTGCTTCATAAACCATTAATTGTTTTGGGGTATTAGCAATATGGTCATCTCCACGAATAACATGAGAAATAGCCATATCATGGTCATCAACAACAACAGCAAAATTGTAGGTTGGGTACCCATCTTTTTTCTGGATAACCCAATCACCACCAATATTGCCACCTTCAAAGGTAATCTCGCCTTTAACCATGTCATGCCATTTGTAGATGCCTGCTTCATTAACCTTTAAACGAACCGTTGGAATAATACCTTGTGCCTCGCGGTCTGCGATGTAAGTTGCTTTTTCGTCAGCTGACATGCCAATGAATTCATTGATGTAGCGAGGAGTTTCACCTTCAGCTTCTTGACGCTCACGCTCAGCAGCTAATTCTTCTTCAGTGACATAAGATTTATAAGCTTTGCCTTCATCAAGTAACTGATTGATGTACTTTTGGTAAAGCTCCAAACGTTCCGATTGGCGGTAATTAGCATGAGTTTCTGGACTCTCATCCCAATCCATTCCCAACCATTTAAGGTTTTCAAGTTGAGAGCGTTCTCCATCTTCGACATGACGTTTACGGTCTGTGTCTTCAATACGAATAATAAAATCACCACCATGGTGACGCGCATAAAGATAGTTAAAAAGTGCTGTACGGGCATTCCCGATATGTAGCAATCCAGTTGGACTTGGTGCGTAACGCACACGAATGTTGTTAGCCATTTTCGTTTCTCCTATTTTTAATGCAAAAGTGTGACTGTCATTTAAAAACAAGCAGGAAAGGATGCCATTCAAGCTTGCTTGTTGATTTTTAAAATACTCTTGCTAAATGAAATGATTTCAATCACAACTATTATAGCATATTTTCAGGTAGGAAGCGAAAAAAATCAGCCAAAGAGCTGATTTCAAAAGTGATTTAGTTACTTCTGCTAACAATGTATTTTTGTAAAACACCTGCAAATTGTTGGACATTAAGACTTTGCACGTAAACGTCACCATAACCGCTAAAAGTGTTAACCACACCTTCGCCAGTTCCGATAGACTGCATAAAACCGTTCTCTAAGTGAATATTATAATCCAATTCTTGGCTCCAAGCAACAACATGAGCGTTATCAATCGTCATTTCTTGCCCATGTAGGCTAATTTTCTTAATAGAACCAAATGCATTAATTAACAGTGTCCCTTGCCCCTGTGTTGACATGACAAAGAAGCCACCTTGACCAGCAAACAGAGCTTTTCCAACACTTTGTCTTTCCAGTGTGTATTGAGCAGAACCATCAAGAGCTAAGAAGGCACCATCGTTCAGGCGATATTGTTTAAGGCCAAGTTCTAAGGCGACAACCTGACCAGGTGTTGACGGAGCAAGAGCCAGCTTTCCTTTTTCATCTGATGCTATCGCTCGAGTGATAAACATAGACTCACCAGAAACCATTGATCTGCCAATAGCACCAACTAATTTTCCAAGTCCTGAACCCCTACCATTAAGTTTTGTAGTCAAGGTCACACTCGGGGTGTGGTATACCATGCTTCCTTTTTGAAGAAAAATAGATTCTCCTGCTTCTAAATCAATTTCAACCAAAGGAAATTGCATGTTTGAATCAATTGTAAACGCCATTTTGTTATCTGCCATCTGATTGCTCCTTTAAAATAATCAGTAATTTACACCTTCATTATAGTCCAAGTTCAAACCCTTGTCTATTTTTTACCGTGAAACAAACCTAAAAAGACTGGTCCTAACCAGTCCTTTTACTTTAAGCTTCAAAAACCTGAGTCATACGACCTGTATCGACATCATAAACAGCACCATTGATTTCAACATCCTTTGGAATGAGCGGAGATTGGCGTAAAATTGCCATATCAAGACGTACACTTTCTTCCACATCAGAAAAAGGCAGAAAATCCTGATGGCTCACATCAACCCCTAGTTCTTTCTGAATATGGTGAGCAAAACCTTCATTGGTAAAGGTTTGGGCGCCACAATCCGTATGATGAAGAACTACAATTTCACGCGTTCCCATTTGTTGTTGTGAAATCACTAAAGATCGTATCATGTCTTCTGTGACCCGTCCACCAGCATTCCGTAAAATATGGGCATCCCCAAGAGCCAAGCCTAAAGCTTGGGCAACGTGTAACCGCGAATCCATACAGGTAACAATAGCAACTTTTGTTTTGGGCTTCAAAGGCAAGTGGGCCGTCCCATGTAAAGCGACATAGGCTTTGTTTGCTAGCATAAAATGTTCAAAATAGGACATTACTTCTCCTTTTTGTCTTCCAAAGTTTTTAACTACCTGTATTTTATCATCTTTAAATGCAAAAGTCTGATTTGTAGACTCAAAGCAATGGAAGCATTTCAAACGCTGAAAATCTAGCCATACCTACAAGATAACACAATCACAATCAATGTGAGAAGACAGCCTTTAACACTTGACCAACTGTCGACACCCCAATGACTTCAATTCCTTTTGGAACACTTATCCCTTGTAAGGAATTCTTAGGAGCATATAGTTTTGTAAAGCCAAGCTTTGCCGCTTCATTTATCCGTTGCTCAATACGCGTCACACGGCGAATTTCCCCAGTCAAGCCAATTTCTCCAAGAAATGCTTCTTGTGGATTGGTTGGTTTTTCTTTATAACTCGATGCAATTGCAACTGCAACTGCTAAATCAATAGCTGGCTCATCTAATTTGACACCACCAGCTGATTTGAGATAGGCATCTTGATTCTGCAAGAGTAAGCCACAACGTTTTTCAAGCACCGCCATAATTAAACTCACTCGGTTAAAATCAAGACCTGTTGTTGTTCGTCTGGCATTACCAAAAACAGTTGGTGTCACAAGAGATTGAACCTCAGCTAAGATAGGACGACTCCCCTCCATTGTAACCACAATAGCTGAACCCGTTGCACCATCAAGGCGTTCTTCCAGAAAAACTTGACTAGGATTGAGCACTTCAACTAAGCCACCAGATTGCATCTCAAAAATACCAATTTCATTGGTTGAACCAAAACGGTTTTTAACAGCCCGTAAAATACGAAAAGTATGGTGGCGCTCCCCTTCAAAATAAAGAACAGTATCTACCATATGTTCCAACATCCGAGGTCCTGCAATAGTTCCTTCTTTTGTCACATGCCCAACAATAAAGGTTGCGATGTTATTGGTTTTAGCCAACTGCATCAGCTCAGCTGTTACTTCTCTAACCTGACTGACAGATCCTTGAACACCAGTAATATCTGGACTCATCATGGTTTGAATAGAGTCAATAATAAGAAAGTCTGGTTGTAATTTTT
Protein-coding sequences here:
- the gltX gene encoding glutamate--tRNA ligase → MANNIRVRYAPSPTGLLHIGNARTALFNYLYARHHGGDFIIRIEDTDRKRHVEDGERSQLENLKWLGMDWDESPETHANYRQSERLELYQKYINQLLDEGKAYKSYVTEEELAAERERQEAEGETPRYINEFIGMSADEKATYIADREAQGIIPTVRLKVNEAGIYKWHDMVKGEITFEGGNIGGDWVIQKKDGYPTYNFAVVVDDHDMAISHVIRGDDHIANTPKQLMVYEALGWEAPEFGHMTLIINSETGKKLSKRDTNTLQFIEDYRKKGYLPEAVFNFIALLGWNPGGEDEIFSRQQLIELFDENRLSKSPAAFDQKKMDWMSNDYLKNTDLQTVFALCKPFLAEAGRLTDKAEKLVELYQPQLISADEIVPLTDLFFADFPELSEEEKEVMAGETVPTVLQALKEKLEAMSDEDFQPETIFPQIKAIQKETGIKGKNLFMPIRIAVSGEMHGPDLPNTIYLLGREKSIQHLANML
- a CDS encoding TIGR00266 family protein — its product is MADNKMAFTIDSNMQFPLVEIDLEAGESIFLQKGSMVYHTPSVTLTTKLNGRGSGLGKLVGAIGRSMVSGESMFITRAIASDEKGKLALAPSTPGQVVALELGLKQYRLNDGAFLALDGSAQYTLERQSVGKALFAGQGGFFVMSTQGQGTLLINAFGSIKKISLHGQEMTIDNAHVVAWSQELDYNIHLENGFMQSIGTGEGVVNTFSGYGDVYVQSLNVQQFAGVLQKYIVSRSN
- a CDS encoding beta-class carbonic anhydrase → MSYFEHFMLANKAYVALHGTAHLPLKPKTKVAIVTCMDSRLHVAQALGLALGDAHILRNAGGRVTEDMIRSLVISQQQMGTREIVVLHHTDCGAQTFTNEGFAHHIQKELGVDVSHQDFLPFSDVEESVRLDMAILRQSPLIPKDVEINGAVYDVDTGRMTQVFEA
- the radA gene encoding DNA repair protein RadA → MAKKKTQFICQECGYQSPKYLGRCPNCSAWSSFVEEIEVKEVKNARVSLTGEKSKPVKLKDVDNIHYARTKTDMDEFNRVLGGGVVPGSLILIGGDPGIGKSTLLLQVSTQLAAKGTVLYVSGEESAEQIKLRSERLGDVDNEFYLYAETNMQQVRAEIEKLQPDFLIIDSIQTMMSPDITGVQGSVSQVREVTAELMQLAKTNNIATFIVGHVTKEGTIAGPRMLEHMVDTVLYFEGERHHTFRILRAVKNRFGSTNEIGIFEMQSGGLVEVLNPSQVFLEERLDGATGSAIVVTMEGSRPILAEVQSLVTPTVFGNARRTTTGLDFNRVSLIMAVLEKRCGLLLQNQDAYLKSAGGVKLDEPAIDLAVAVAIASSYKEKPTNPQEAFLGEIGLTGEIRRVTRIEQRINEAAKLGFTKLYAPKNSLQGISVPKGIEVIGVSTVGQVLKAVFSH